In Thermodesulfobacteriota bacterium, a single window of DNA contains:
- a CDS encoding malate dehydrogenase (Catalyzes the reversible oxidation of malate to oxaloacetate), with translation MGRKKITVVGAGHVGAHTALWLAIKEIGDVVLLDIVEGVPQGKSLDLMEAAPVEGFDVRITGTNDYKDTDGSDVVIITAGLPRKPGMSRSDLIETNTKIVKSVVEGIVKHSPDAHLIVVTNPLDVMVYAAWK, from the coding sequence CTGGGACGTAAAAAGATCACCGTTGTCGGTGCCGGACATGTGGGAGCGCATACCGCGCTCTGGCTTGCGATTAAGGAGATCGGGGACGTGGTGCTTCTGGACATTGTCGAGGGCGTGCCCCAGGGTAAATCGCTCGACCTTATGGAGGCCGCGCCCGTCGAGGGGTTCGACGTCCGTATAACCGGGACCAACGACTATAAGGACACCGACGGCTCGGACGTCGTCATCATCACCGCGGGGCTGCCGAGGAAGCCGGGCATGAGCCGGTCGGACCTTATAGAGACGAATACGAAAATCGTAAAAAGTGTCGTCGAAGGGATAGTAAAACACTCCCCGGACGCGCACCTCATAGTCGTTACCAACCCGCTGGACGTCATGGTCTACGCGGCCTGGAAG
- a CDS encoding alanine--glyoxylate aminotransferase family protein: protein MKKNHLLTPGPTQVPPEALGAMARPIIHHRTPQFSALFGETAEMLKEVFQTGEDVLILASSGTGAMEGSISNLFSPGDEVIAVNGGKFGERWGKISESHGLKVHWVNVEWGKAVDPGIIEKLLKENAEIRGVLTQASETSTTVAHPIKELAVLTKDRDCLLVVDGITAVGVFDLPMDKWGIDVLVSGSQKAFMLPPGLAFAALSKKAWKFRERSKCPRFYFDFKKERENLAKQTSAYTPAVSLVAGLRESLGIMKAEGIKNVFKRHELLAEATRKAVEALGLKLLAPESPSPAVTGAYLPDGMDGGKFVKYLRDEMGVTIAGGQDHLKGKIIRLSHMGYVDAFDVITGISAVEMGLKKFGHKVSLGKGLAAAEKVLIGGFK from the coding sequence ATGAAAAAGAACCATCTTCTGACGCCGGGACCAACCCAGGTACCCCCCGAAGCGCTCGGGGCCATGGCCCGGCCGATAATTCACCACAGGACCCCGCAGTTCTCAGCGCTCTTCGGCGAGACCGCGGAGATGCTCAAAGAGGTCTTCCAGACCGGGGAAGACGTACTCATTCTCGCCTCCTCGGGCACCGGGGCCATGGAGGGCTCAATATCGAACCTCTTCTCCCCCGGTGATGAGGTTATCGCCGTAAACGGAGGCAAGTTCGGAGAGAGGTGGGGCAAGATATCCGAGAGCCACGGGCTCAAGGTCCACTGGGTGAACGTCGAGTGGGGAAAGGCCGTGGACCCGGGAATAATAGAGAAACTCCTTAAGGAAAACGCGGAAATACGGGGGGTCCTTACCCAGGCGAGCGAGACCTCCACCACCGTGGCCCACCCGATAAAGGAGCTTGCGGTACTTACCAAGGACCGGGACTGCCTGCTGGTGGTCGACGGCATAACCGCGGTCGGGGTGTTCGACCTGCCGATGGACAAGTGGGGTATAGACGTGCTGGTCTCGGGCTCTCAAAAGGCCTTTATGCTCCCGCCGGGGCTGGCGTTCGCCGCCTTGAGCAAAAAGGCGTGGAAGTTCCGGGAGAGATCAAAATGCCCGAGGTTCTACTTCGACTTCAAGAAGGAGCGGGAAAACCTCGCCAAGCAGACCTCGGCCTATACGCCGGCCGTCTCGCTCGTAGCCGGGCTCAGGGAGTCGCTCGGCATCATGAAGGCCGAGGGGATAAAGAACGTCTTTAAGAGGCACGAGCTCCTGGCCGAGGCCACGCGCAAGGCCGTGGAGGCGCTGGGGCTGAAACTCCTCGCCCCCGAGAGCCCGAGCCCGGCCGTAACCGGCGCGTACCTGCCGGACGGCATGGACGGCGGGAAGTTCGTAAAGTACCTCCGGGACGAGATGGGCGTTACCATCGCCGGGGGGCAGGACCATTTGAAAGGCAAGATAATACGGCTCTCTCACATGGGCTACGTGGACGCCTTCGACGTCATAACAGGTATATCCGCGGTCGAAATGGGGCTAAAGAAGTTCGGACACAAGGTCTCTCTCGGTAAAGGGCTGGCGGCGGCGGAAAAAGTGCTTATAGGGGGTTTTAAATAG
- the serA gene encoding phosphoglycerate dehydrogenase produces MKVLVTDNLSKRAAEILAAAPGIECEVDNTITPEELLERIGDYHALAVRSRTKVTAEVLEKAGNLKVVGRAGIGVDNIDVREATRRGVVVMNTPGGNTVTTAEHAVSMMLALARNIPQATASMKRGEWEKKKFQGTELTGKTLGIVGVGNIGSIVAARAQGLKMNVAAYDPYISEEAADKLGITLVTLDELYKKSDFISIHVPRTKETANLVDAAAFSKMKKGVKLINCARGGIVNETDLFEAIKSGRVAGAALDVFDQEPPPKDNPLLALDEVILSPHLGASTREAQEKVAVAIAEQIADYLTNGTIMNAINVPSVPAELLGSLGPYITLAEKLGSFHGQTLTGAVEEIAVEYSGDVVGYDIAPVTIACIKGLLDQLLDQHVNFVNAPLVASERGIKVVEVKSSRAIDFASSVTVKVKTKDGESVVEGAIFGKSDLRIVKIDHFLLDAVPEGCLLILHNADKPGVIGDVGTLLGKNKVNIARLHLGRAAVGGEAVSVWNIDTPLSTELTKKLLKLPNIISTRMVQL; encoded by the coding sequence ATGAAGGTACTCGTAACCGATAACCTCTCGAAGAGGGCGGCCGAAATACTCGCCGCCGCCCCGGGCATAGAGTGCGAGGTGGACAATACGATTACGCCCGAGGAACTCCTGGAGAGGATAGGGGATTACCACGCGCTCGCCGTAAGGAGCAGGACGAAGGTAACGGCCGAGGTGCTGGAGAAGGCCGGAAATTTAAAGGTCGTCGGCAGGGCCGGCATAGGGGTGGACAATATAGACGTCCGGGAGGCCACCCGGCGCGGGGTCGTCGTCATGAACACCCCCGGCGGCAACACGGTTACCACGGCCGAGCACGCGGTCTCCATGATGCTGGCGCTGGCGAGGAACATCCCGCAGGCCACGGCCTCTATGAAACGCGGCGAGTGGGAGAAGAAAAAGTTCCAGGGCACTGAGCTCACCGGTAAGACGCTCGGCATAGTAGGGGTCGGCAACATAGGCTCCATCGTCGCCGCAAGGGCGCAGGGGCTCAAAATGAACGTCGCGGCCTACGACCCCTACATATCCGAAGAGGCCGCCGACAAGCTAGGCATAACGCTCGTCACCCTCGACGAGCTCTATAAAAAGAGCGACTTCATATCCATCCACGTGCCGCGCACCAAGGAGACGGCCAACCTCGTGGACGCCGCCGCGTTCTCGAAGATGAAGAAGGGCGTAAAGCTCATAAACTGCGCCCGCGGCGGGATAGTGAACGAAACGGACCTCTTTGAAGCGATAAAGTCCGGACGGGTAGCAGGAGCGGCGCTCGACGTATTCGACCAGGAGCCGCCCCCGAAGGATAACCCGCTCCTGGCCCTCGACGAGGTGATACTCTCCCCTCACCTCGGCGCGTCCACCCGCGAGGCGCAGGAGAAAGTGGCCGTGGCCATAGCCGAGCAGATAGCCGACTACCTGACAAACGGGACCATAATGAACGCAATAAACGTCCCCTCGGTGCCCGCCGAGCTTCTGGGCTCGCTCGGCCCCTACATAACCCTTGCCGAAAAGCTCGGGAGCTTCCACGGCCAGACCCTCACGGGTGCCGTGGAGGAGATAGCCGTCGAGTACAGCGGCGACGTGGTCGGCTACGACATAGCGCCGGTGACGATAGCCTGCATAAAGGGGCTCCTCGACCAACTCCTCGACCAGCACGTGAACTTCGTGAACGCACCGCTTGTGGCAAGCGAGAGGGGCATAAAGGTCGTGGAGGTGAAGAGCTCGAGGGCCATAGACTTCGCAAGCTCGGTGACCGTGAAGGTAAAGACAAAGGACGGCGAGAGCGTCGTCGAGGGCGCGATATTCGGCAAGTCCGACCTGCGGATCGTGAAGATAGACCACTTCCTCCTCGACGCCGTGCCCGAGGGCTGCCTCCTGATACTCCACAACGCGGACAAGCCGGGGGTCATAGGGGACGTGGGGACGCTGCTCGGCAAAAACAAGGTAAACATAGCGAGGCTGCACCTCGGCAGGGCGGCCGTCGGCGGCGAGGCCGTATCGGTCTGGAACATAGACACCCCGCTTTCGACGGAGCTTACGAAAAAACTACTGAAACTACCCAACATCATCTCTACCAGGATGGTACAGTTGTAA
- the hisZ gene encoding ATP phosphoribosyltransferase regulatory subunit, with translation MKIPSDITLPRGATDILPDEAERISAVEAAALKVFRKYGFQRVITPLLEYVDVLSRGMDEELATRAVKFIEPSTGRVMAVRPDITPQIARVVATKMKDSELPLKLFYTENVVRYQDPGGTKSREILQVGTEWVSAEPSPETDAEMIVMAIEALKETGLREFKVDIGDVGFVKAVLDRLEVSGPERGEIKEAVARKDNQGLASLLDRLGKKVGKEDKNLLLALTTFYGEEEVIEKAKTFSTKDPVAAAALDNIESVLGIVASRGYKDYLTIDLGEVRGFGYYTGIIFEGFAKGVGKPVLGGGRYDTLIEKYGFRAASTGFALDVENIVSALGRRG, from the coding sequence ATGAAAATTCCTTCCGACATAACGCTCCCCCGGGGCGCGACGGACATCCTCCCCGATGAGGCCGAGAGGATAAGTGCGGTCGAGGCCGCGGCCCTCAAGGTCTTCAGAAAGTACGGCTTCCAGCGCGTCATAACCCCGCTCCTCGAATACGTGGACGTCCTCTCGCGCGGCATGGACGAGGAGCTCGCCACCAGGGCGGTAAAGTTCATAGAGCCCTCCACCGGCAGGGTCATGGCCGTAAGGCCCGACATAACCCCGCAGATAGCCCGCGTGGTGGCCACCAAGATGAAGGACTCGGAACTGCCCCTGAAACTCTTCTACACCGAAAATGTCGTACGCTACCAGGACCCCGGCGGCACGAAGAGCAGAGAAATACTCCAGGTGGGGACCGAATGGGTCTCGGCCGAACCCTCCCCGGAGACGGACGCGGAGATGATCGTCATGGCCATAGAGGCCCTTAAGGAGACGGGGCTCAGGGAGTTCAAGGTCGATATCGGGGACGTGGGCTTCGTAAAGGCGGTGCTCGACCGCCTCGAGGTAAGCGGGCCGGAGAGAGGGGAGATAAAGGAGGCGGTGGCGAGGAAGGACAACCAGGGGCTCGCCTCCCTGCTCGACCGTCTTGGTAAAAAGGTAGGCAAAGAAGATAAAAACCTCTTGCTGGCCCTTACGACCTTCTACGGAGAGGAAGAAGTCATAGAGAAGGCTAAAACTTTTTCCACCAAAGACCCCGTTGCCGCGGCCGCGCTCGACAATATCGAGAGCGTGCTCGGCATAGTCGCCTCAAGGGGATACAAAGACTACTTGACCATAGACCTCGGCGAGGTCCGCGGGTTCGGCTACTACACGGGCATAATCTTCGAGGGCTTTGCAAAGGGCGTGGGAAAGCCGGTGCTCGGCGGCGGCAGGTACGATACGCTTATCGAGAAGTACGGTTTTCGGGCCGCGTCGACGGGCTTTGCCCTCGACGTGGAGAACATAGTTTCGGCTCTCGGAAGAAGGGGTTAA